In the genome of Solibacillus silvestris, one region contains:
- a CDS encoding transcriptional regulator yields MKFDHDLTAETLPSKIYRILREAIIKGQLQPGERLVQDELAKTLNVSRMPIREAIKQLAAEGYVTVEPHKGAVVKQFTIHELEEIYFLRAKFEPLAAAESLKTMSPQLVNQLRDLNEKMKKTDDTDEYIQLNIQFHHLLIKDCPWGKLNNIIENLWTGFPQQTPHLLPNQIATSISEHDLMVEALANNNIELTCQLLEQHITRAKYDVLKNFIQ; encoded by the coding sequence ATGAAATTTGATCATGATTTAACTGCTGAAACATTACCCTCGAAAATTTACCGGATTCTGCGTGAAGCAATTATTAAAGGTCAGTTACAACCTGGCGAACGCCTAGTCCAGGATGAATTGGCGAAGACATTAAACGTTAGCAGAATGCCAATCCGGGAAGCGATAAAACAGTTGGCCGCTGAAGGCTATGTCACAGTTGAGCCGCATAAAGGGGCTGTCGTCAAACAATTTACAATACACGAACTGGAAGAGATTTATTTTTTACGAGCAAAATTTGAGCCACTGGCGGCTGCCGAAAGTTTGAAAACGATGTCACCACAACTAGTAAATCAGTTGCGTGATCTTAACGAGAAAATGAAGAAAACGGATGATACAGATGAATATATTCAGCTTAATATTCAATTTCATCATCTGTTAATAAAAGACTGTCCTTGGGGGAAATTAAATAATATTATTGAAAATTTGTGGACCGGTTTCCCTCAGCAAACACCACATCTTTTACCTAACCAAATTGCTACTTCCATTAGTGAACACGATTTAATGGTGGAAGCATTGGCTAACAATAACATCGAGCTTACATGCCAATTACTAGAGCAACATATTACACGTGCAAAATATGATGTCCTTAAAAACTTTATTCAATAA
- a CDS encoding GntR family transcriptional regulator, with the protein MLFFQLQKDHTIPLYEQLYIGIKNAITNNQLAVGVRLPSKRELADFFNISQTTVELAYSQLLAEGYIISKPRVGYFVEEIDSLPYRQSDIANKEIKKTTETLEYKIDFSSAKIDEDAFPFTIWRKYAKDVLDRPFKHLLQTGERQGEHALRIEIANYLHQSRGIECDPEQIVIGSGTEQLLPMILKILDTNSQLAFENPGYSPIPRHQLGQLAIPISVDTDGIVVEQLQKTNANVVYITPSHQFPTGAVLSANRRTQLLNWAAKAPDRFIIEDDYDSEFRYIGKPIPALRGLDVNDRVIYLSTFTKSLMPSLRVAFFVLPPTLVQRYQEHFNYYSSTVPRFEQHILAKFMKDGHFAKHLNRMRKIYRKKHDKCIEVFSNHYPQITISGDSAGTNILVAFRHEKSERELQQVARQNGIHILPLSNYYLTEQHYSKRTFLLGFGNLQLHDIEPNIHQLMEIWEISKKLI; encoded by the coding sequence ATGCTTTTCTTTCAGCTTCAAAAGGACCATACGATACCACTATATGAACAACTGTATATCGGCATAAAAAATGCGATTACTAACAACCAGCTGGCTGTAGGTGTGCGTTTGCCTTCTAAACGGGAACTGGCGGATTTTTTCAATATAAGTCAAACAACGGTCGAGCTCGCCTATTCGCAGCTGTTGGCGGAAGGCTATATTATATCAAAACCGCGTGTCGGTTACTTCGTTGAAGAAATAGATTCATTACCTTACCGCCAAAGTGATATCGCGAACAAAGAAATTAAAAAGACAACAGAAACTTTGGAATATAAAATTGACTTCTCCTCTGCAAAAATTGATGAGGATGCTTTTCCTTTTACGATATGGCGTAAGTATGCAAAGGATGTTCTGGATAGACCTTTCAAACATTTACTGCAAACTGGGGAACGTCAAGGTGAGCATGCACTGCGTATTGAAATTGCAAATTATTTACACCAATCACGCGGGATCGAGTGTGACCCAGAGCAAATCGTCATTGGTTCCGGTACTGAGCAGTTACTGCCTATGATTTTAAAAATTTTAGATACTAATTCCCAGCTCGCCTTTGAAAATCCAGGTTATTCACCTATTCCACGTCATCAATTAGGGCAGCTCGCTATCCCGATTTCTGTTGATACGGATGGAATTGTTGTTGAACAATTGCAGAAAACGAATGCCAATGTCGTGTATATAACACCTTCGCATCAATTCCCGACTGGTGCGGTTCTTTCAGCTAACCGACGGACACAATTATTGAACTGGGCAGCAAAAGCACCAGATCGTTTTATAATTGAAGATGATTACGATAGTGAATTTCGCTATATTGGAAAGCCAATTCCGGCTCTTAGAGGACTTGATGTAAATGATCGTGTCATTTATTTAAGTACCTTTACAAAATCATTGATGCCATCATTGCGCGTTGCTTTTTTCGTCTTGCCGCCGACACTTGTTCAACGCTATCAGGAGCATTTCAATTACTATTCTTCTACCGTTCCGCGGTTTGAACAGCACATTTTAGCGAAATTTATGAAAGACGGACACTTTGCCAAACATTTAAACCGTATGCGTAAAATTTATCGCAAAAAGCATGATAAATGCATTGAAGTCTTTTCAAATCATTACCCCCAAATCACGATTTCCGGGGATTCTGCCGGTACAAACATACTTGTTGCCTTCCGCCATGAGAAATCAGAACGGGAACTGCAACAGGTTGCACGCCAGAATGGCATTCATATTTTACCGTTATCGAATTATTATTTAACAGAGCAGCATTACTCCAAAAGAACGTTTTTATTAGGATTTGGCAATTTGCAGCTTCATGATATTGAGCCGAACATTCATCAGCTAATGGAAATTTGGGAGATTTCTAAAAAGTTAATATAG
- a CDS encoding serine--tRNA ligase produces the protein MLDIKRVRDNFEEVKRMLLTRNEDLGNLDNFESLDTKRRELIAKTEVLKAERNKVSEQISVMKRNKEDASEVIARMREVGDEIKALDAELNAIEDEFKDMMMRLPNIPHESVPVGTEEDDNVEEYTWGDVPAFNFEAKAHWDIAKDLDIVDFERGAKVTGSRFLFYKGLGARLERALLNFMMDLHSDQHGYTEMLPPQIVNRDSLTGTGQLPKFEEDVFKLVREEDEMDYYLIPTAEVPVTNYYRDEILSADMLPQAFSAFSANFRSEAGSAGRDTRGLIRQHQFNKVELVRFVKPEESYEQLEILTGHAEKVLQLLGLPYRKLKMCTADLGFTAAKKYDLEVWIPAQNMYREISSCSNFEDFQARRANIRFRREAGAKPEFVHTLNGSGLAIGRTVAAILENYQQEDGSVVIPEVLRPYMGGVEVIIAK, from the coding sequence ATGTTAGATATTAAACGCGTCCGTGACAATTTTGAAGAAGTAAAACGTATGCTTCTTACACGTAATGAAGATTTAGGGAATTTGGACAACTTCGAAAGCTTAGATACGAAGCGTCGTGAATTAATCGCCAAAACAGAAGTATTGAAAGCAGAGCGCAATAAAGTGTCTGAGCAAATTTCTGTTATGAAACGCAACAAAGAAGATGCATCAGAAGTAATTGCACGTATGCGCGAAGTAGGCGATGAAATTAAAGCATTGGATGCTGAGTTAAATGCCATTGAAGATGAATTTAAAGATATGATGATGCGTTTGCCGAATATCCCGCATGAATCAGTACCTGTTGGCACAGAAGAAGATGATAATGTGGAAGAGTACACTTGGGGCGATGTGCCGGCATTTAATTTTGAAGCGAAAGCACATTGGGATATTGCCAAAGATTTAGATATCGTAGACTTTGAGCGCGGAGCTAAAGTTACGGGAAGCCGTTTCTTGTTCTATAAAGGTTTAGGCGCACGTTTAGAGCGTGCTTTACTGAACTTCATGATGGATCTTCATTCAGACCAGCATGGCTATACAGAAATGCTGCCACCGCAAATCGTTAACCGCGATTCACTGACAGGTACAGGCCAATTACCGAAGTTTGAAGAAGATGTATTTAAATTAGTTCGTGAAGAAGATGAAATGGATTATTATTTGATTCCAACTGCTGAAGTACCGGTAACAAACTATTACCGTGATGAAATTTTATCAGCGGATATGCTGCCGCAAGCGTTCTCTGCATTCAGCGCTAACTTCCGATCAGAAGCAGGCTCTGCAGGTCGTGATACACGTGGACTGATCCGTCAGCATCAGTTCAATAAAGTAGAATTAGTTCGCTTCGTTAAACCGGAAGAATCTTATGAGCAACTTGAAATTTTAACAGGTCATGCTGAAAAAGTATTACAGCTTTTAGGATTACCATACCGTAAATTAAAAATGTGTACAGCTGATTTAGGGTTCACAGCTGCGAAAAAATACGATTTAGAAGTATGGATTCCAGCACAAAACATGTACCGTGAAATTTCTTCTTGTTCAAACTTTGAAGATTTCCAAGCGCGTCGTGCCAATATCCGTTTCCGTCGTGAAGCAGGAGCAAAACCGGAATTCGTTCATACATTAAACGGTTCAGGTCTAGCAATTGGTCGTACAGTAGCGGCAATTTTGGAAAATTACCAGCAAGAAGATGGTTCTGTTGTTATTCCGGAAGTATTACGTCCATACATGGGTGGCGTAGAAGTCATTATTGCAAAATAA
- a CDS encoding acyl dehydratase yields the protein MEQQIQIGWQGRFYEDFEVGDKIAHALGRTISQTDNSWFTQLTQNTNPIHFDHHYAKQTEFQKAIVNSAFTIALVTGQSVSDISQNVMANLGWDEVRLPHPVFEGDTIYSYTEILSKRESAKRNNVGIIEVKTTGYNQDGQIVIHFKRTMMIYKKGYAPNIMKPLIDQVISQDGK from the coding sequence ATGGAGCAACAAATTCAAATTGGATGGCAAGGACGGTTTTATGAAGACTTTGAAGTAGGCGATAAAATTGCACATGCGTTAGGCAGAACAATTTCACAGACCGATAATAGCTGGTTTACACAGCTGACGCAAAATACAAACCCTATTCATTTTGATCACCATTACGCAAAGCAAACAGAGTTTCAAAAGGCAATTGTGAATTCCGCATTTACCATTGCTCTTGTAACGGGACAATCTGTTTCGGATATTTCCCAAAATGTAATGGCCAATCTTGGATGGGATGAAGTTCGGCTTCCGCACCCGGTTTTTGAAGGCGATACTATATACTCCTATACAGAAATCTTATCGAAAAGGGAGAGTGCTAAGCGGAATAACGTCGGAATTATCGAAGTGAAAACAACCGGCTACAATCAGGACGGGCAAATTGTCATTCATTTTAAACGCACGATGATGATTTATAAAAAGGGCTATGCACCAAATATCATGAAGCCTTTGATCGATCAAGTAATCTCACAGGACGGGAAGTGA